A single Pseudovibrio sp. Tun.PSC04-5.I4 DNA region contains:
- a CDS encoding ABC transporter permease encodes MNSSSTLGSAETQKSLLQRLPKDTGILLVLVGIAAIFEVLGWFVVEQTFIFNGQRLFIMILQMAIIGILAIGVGQIIIMAGIDLSGGSILGFAGIVAASLAQSSEYARAVYPGLTDLPIIFPVLAGIAVGALLGFVNGSVIAITAIPPFIATLGMLVAARGLARWYTSGKQVSFLTEDFAIFGSGAWPVITFLIVAGVFHVLLKYTVYGRRTYAIGSNEDAARVAGIAVKRHKILVYTMAGALYGIASIVQTSRAMTAQSGTGLMLELDAISAVVIGGTSLFGGRGRIMGTIIGVLILGTLTSGFTFLGIGVYYINIVKGVLIVAAVVADTYRQKRVAA; translated from the coding sequence ATTAATTCATCATCAACATTAGGCTCAGCCGAAACGCAAAAATCTCTCCTTCAGCGACTTCCAAAGGATACGGGCATTCTTCTGGTGCTCGTCGGAATTGCCGCAATTTTTGAAGTTTTGGGCTGGTTTGTCGTTGAGCAGACTTTCATCTTCAACGGTCAACGTCTGTTCATCATGATCCTGCAGATGGCAATCATTGGCATTCTTGCTATTGGCGTTGGTCAGATTATCATCATGGCAGGCATCGATCTTTCCGGTGGTTCCATTCTTGGTTTCGCCGGTATTGTAGCGGCCTCTCTGGCACAAAGCTCTGAGTATGCCCGAGCCGTCTATCCAGGGCTTACAGATCTGCCGATCATCTTTCCGGTACTCGCAGGCATTGCAGTCGGAGCGCTGCTTGGTTTTGTCAACGGGAGCGTAATTGCCATTACCGCAATTCCTCCGTTTATCGCAACCCTTGGGATGCTTGTCGCAGCGCGTGGCTTGGCGCGTTGGTATACAAGTGGCAAACAGGTGAGCTTCCTGACTGAGGATTTCGCCATCTTCGGTTCCGGAGCCTGGCCCGTTATAACATTCTTGATTGTTGCTGGCGTCTTCCATGTGCTTTTGAAATATACGGTTTATGGGCGCCGTACCTACGCAATCGGCTCAAATGAAGATGCAGCCCGTGTTGCAGGCATTGCCGTCAAAAGACACAAAATCCTCGTGTACACCATGGCAGGTGCACTCTACGGCATTGCTTCAATCGTTCAGACCTCGCGCGCAATGACCGCTCAATCTGGCACTGGCCTAATGTTGGAACTGGATGCAATCTCGGCAGTTGTGATTGGTGGAACTTCTCTGTTCGGCGGTCGTGGCCGCATTATGGGCACCATCATTGGTGTGCTTATTCTGGGTACGCTGACCTCGGGCTTCACCTTCTTGGGTATCGGTGTTTATTACATCAATATCGTGAAAGGTGTTCTGATTGTTGCGGCTGTGGTGGCAGATACTTATCGCCAAAAGCGAGTTGCAGCTTGA
- a CDS encoding ABC transporter permease: MNTTAIRKLPQEASILMVLVGIAALFEILGWIFIGQSFLANSKRLVIIVLQVSIIGIIAVGVTQVIITSGIDLSGGSVAALSAMVAASFAQASGGFSIFYPGIVDLPVIVPLLVGIGVGLLAGSINGAITAYTGVPPFIPTLGMLVAARGLAVLYAEGQPIFGLTEQYTAIGQGINPVLIFLGAALFFHFLLKHTVYGRRTYAIGSNEEAARIVGIKVNRHKVLVYAIAGGLAGLAGVVMSARATMGQPGMGFMYELDAISAAVIGGTSLFGGKGKISGTVIGVFILGVITSGFTFLRIDFYYQEIAKGMIIVAAVIADQRRQARKA, encoded by the coding sequence ATGAACACTACTGCAATCCGAAAGCTTCCTCAGGAGGCGAGCATTCTGATGGTTTTGGTTGGAATTGCTGCGCTTTTTGAGATCCTTGGCTGGATTTTTATAGGGCAAAGCTTTCTGGCTAACTCCAAGCGGCTCGTCATCATTGTTCTTCAGGTATCTATCATCGGCATCATTGCTGTTGGTGTAACGCAAGTTATTATTACTTCTGGTATCGACTTGTCGGGCGGGTCTGTGGCGGCACTCTCTGCGATGGTGGCAGCGAGTTTTGCGCAGGCGTCTGGTGGTTTCTCAATTTTCTATCCCGGCATTGTGGATCTACCCGTCATTGTTCCTCTGCTGGTTGGTATCGGGGTTGGGCTGCTGGCAGGAAGTATCAACGGAGCCATCACCGCTTATACCGGTGTTCCCCCGTTTATTCCTACATTGGGAATGCTTGTTGCAGCTCGTGGACTTGCTGTGTTGTACGCAGAAGGCCAGCCAATCTTTGGTTTGACCGAGCAATATACCGCGATTGGTCAAGGAATTAATCCAGTCCTGATTTTCCTCGGTGCTGCTCTGTTCTTCCATTTTCTTTTGAAGCACACGGTTTACGGACGCCGGACGTATGCGATTGGGTCCAACGAAGAGGCTGCCCGAATAGTCGGCATTAAAGTAAATCGCCATAAGGTTCTTGTATACGCGATTGCGGGTGGTCTTGCAGGTCTTGCAGGCGTCGTTATGAGTGCGCGGGCGACAATGGGTCAACCTGGCATGGGCTTCATGTATGAGCTGGACGCAATCTCCGCAGCTGTCATCGGCGGAACGTCATTGTTCGGCGGCAAAGGGAAGATTTCGGGGACCGTTATCGGTGTTTTCATTCTCGGCGTCATCACATCAGGTTTCACCTTCCTGCGGATCGATTTTTATTATCAGGAAATCGCCAAGGGCATGATCATCGTTGCTGCCGTTATCGCTGACCAGCGTCGGCAGGCTCGTAAGGCATAG
- a CDS encoding ATP-binding cassette domain-containing protein, translated as MNDARKIVLRTQGLCKNYGGVQALKGADFELREGEHIAIVGDNGAGKSTFVRQITGVEQPSSGQMFFDGKEVSFKSPLDAREAGIEAVFQNLALANDLDVPANIFLGREEVYFNLGPFSFLNEKKMLAKAKEGLEKTAVKIPNLRNAIGNMSGGQRQCVAISRSAAFASKLIIMDEPTAALGVQETTQVENIIRRLKKQSIPLILVSHNLRQVFNLVDRIFVFRRGEIVGVVDADKTDGNEIVSLITGVKTGVHENASYI; from the coding sequence ATGAATGATGCGAGAAAGATCGTCCTGCGAACGCAAGGTCTTTGCAAAAACTATGGTGGGGTGCAAGCTCTGAAAGGTGCAGACTTTGAGCTCCGTGAAGGCGAACACATCGCAATCGTTGGTGATAACGGGGCAGGGAAGTCCACCTTTGTTCGCCAAATCACTGGCGTTGAGCAACCCTCTTCTGGCCAGATGTTCTTCGATGGCAAAGAGGTTAGCTTCAAAAGCCCTCTCGATGCTCGGGAAGCAGGCATTGAAGCCGTATTTCAGAATTTGGCACTCGCCAACGATCTGGATGTTCCAGCCAACATCTTCCTTGGACGTGAAGAAGTCTATTTCAATCTTGGTCCCTTCAGTTTTCTGAATGAGAAGAAAATGCTGGCGAAAGCCAAAGAGGGGCTTGAGAAGACTGCTGTAAAAATTCCCAATTTGCGCAACGCAATCGGTAACATGTCCGGCGGTCAGCGCCAGTGCGTTGCAATCTCCCGTTCTGCAGCCTTTGCCTCCAAACTCATTATCATGGATGAGCCAACTGCAGCGCTTGGGGTTCAGGAAACAACGCAGGTAGAGAACATCATTCGTCGCCTAAAAAAACAAAGCATTCCGCTGATTCTGGTCAGCCACAACTTACGTCAGGTGTTCAATCTTGTAGATCGGATTTTTGTGTTCCGACGCGGTGAAATTGTTGGTGTCGTGGACGCAGACAAGACGGATGGCAACGAAATTGTCTCCCTTATTACAGGTGTGAAAACTGGCGTGCATGAAAACGCTAGCTACATTTAA
- a CDS encoding substrate-binding domain-containing protein: MKQTGLLAAVAAFTMMATAVSADTIGFSSPNFDDNFQTALREAAKSRAEELGHSIQIEDAREDVGMQLSQIQNFIASDVAAIIVAPVSAAATPQITKMAEAADIPLIYVNRRPADLDALGEKAAFVGSDETWSGTLEAFEVCKQAAGTGKAVMLMGILSNEAAVTRSEDVREVLKLSMCNGIELVAEQEAKWQRTEANNVVSNWLSSGLDFDIVFANNDEMALGALQALKAAGVNMEDVLVAGVDATDDALASLGKNELDVTVFQNAKGQATGSVDAAVKAMNGEALPNWINIPFELVTQDNLKSYMSQ, from the coding sequence ATGAAACAAACTGGTTTACTGGCAGCAGTCGCTGCGTTCACGATGATGGCAACAGCCGTAAGCGCCGACACTATCGGTTTTTCAAGTCCAAATTTTGATGATAATTTCCAGACAGCTCTTCGCGAAGCTGCCAAAAGTCGCGCGGAAGAACTCGGACATTCAATTCAGATCGAAGATGCCCGAGAAGATGTGGGCATGCAGTTGAGCCAAATTCAGAACTTTATTGCCTCTGACGTTGCAGCAATCATCGTAGCGCCGGTAAGTGCGGCAGCGACCCCTCAAATTACCAAAATGGCAGAAGCAGCGGACATTCCGTTGATCTATGTGAACCGTCGCCCTGCTGATCTGGATGCACTAGGTGAAAAGGCTGCCTTTGTGGGGTCTGATGAAACCTGGTCCGGCACATTGGAAGCTTTTGAAGTATGTAAGCAGGCAGCGGGCACTGGTAAAGCGGTCATGCTGATGGGGATTCTTTCAAACGAAGCTGCTGTTACCCGCTCTGAAGACGTGCGCGAAGTCCTGAAGCTCTCCATGTGTAACGGCATCGAGCTTGTTGCAGAACAGGAAGCCAAATGGCAGCGCACAGAAGCAAACAACGTCGTGTCGAACTGGCTCAGCTCTGGTCTTGATTTCGATATTGTATTTGCCAACAACGACGAAATGGCTCTTGGCGCATTGCAAGCTCTCAAAGCTGCTGGCGTGAATATGGAGGATGTGCTGGTTGCTGGTGTTGATGCAACAGATGACGCTCTTGCTTCTTTGGGCAAGAATGAGCTGGATGTTACCGTCTTCCAGAACGCGAAGGGGCAGGCAACTGGCTCTGTTGATGCTGCTGTGAAAGCCATGAACGGCGAAGCTCTGCCAAACTGGATCAACATCCCGTTCGAACTGGTCACTCAGGACAATCTAAAATCCTACATGAGCCAATAA
- a CDS encoding IS5 family transposase: MKIHFMPFKANADRRHKFAKAKYKVTNWSKYNESLRRRGDVTVWIEESAAKAWFAPENQRRGRPAKFSELAIETCLQIRVVFGLALRQTQGFVRSVFHLMELVLPVPDFSTLSRRADGLKLSNPKPRTNSEPVALVIDSTGVKIFGAGEWQETKHGTRIKRRTWRKIHLGLDLNTGEIVCSELTEDTVADPTVVPDLLDQVEGQVATFLGDGAYDGFTTRQEIAKRYDGVEIIIPPPKTAIPGPQAATAPTARDRDILAIQKNGRMSWQKQTGYGRRSRGETLMGRFKQVIGTTLRSRKLNNQRTEAKLGVAVLNTMTALERAAFKKVSA; encoded by the coding sequence ATGAAGATTCACTTCATGCCGTTTAAAGCCAATGCTGATCGCCGACATAAGTTTGCCAAAGCCAAATACAAAGTGACGAACTGGTCGAAGTATAATGAAAGCTTGCGTCGTCGCGGCGATGTCACGGTTTGGATTGAAGAGAGCGCTGCCAAGGCTTGGTTTGCACCCGAGAACCAACGACGTGGACGGCCCGCCAAGTTTTCAGAGCTTGCCATTGAAACCTGTTTGCAGATCCGGGTCGTATTCGGTCTTGCTTTGAGGCAGACTCAAGGGTTTGTGAGGTCTGTGTTCCATTTGATGGAGTTGGTTTTACCGGTTCCTGACTTTTCAACCCTGTCGCGCCGCGCAGATGGCTTGAAACTTTCAAATCCCAAACCGCGAACGAACTCTGAGCCAGTAGCGCTGGTAATCGATAGTACAGGCGTTAAGATCTTTGGTGCCGGAGAATGGCAGGAAACCAAGCATGGAACCAGGATAAAGCGCAGAACCTGGCGCAAAATTCACCTTGGCCTTGATCTAAATACCGGCGAAATCGTATGTTCTGAACTGACTGAGGATACGGTTGCCGATCCAACCGTTGTGCCGGATCTGTTGGATCAGGTTGAGGGTCAGGTGGCAACGTTTTTAGGGGATGGCGCTTATGATGGCTTCACGACACGACAGGAAATAGCAAAGCGCTATGACGGTGTTGAGATCATCATTCCACCTCCCAAAACAGCTATCCCCGGCCCACAGGCTGCCACCGCCCCCACTGCTCGCGACCGGGATATTCTTGCCATTCAAAAGAACGGCAGGATGTCTTGGCAAAAGCAAACCGGATATGGTCGAAGGTCTCGAGGCGAAACCTTGATGGGCCGCTTTAAGCAGGTGATCGGGACCACGCTCAGGTCACGAAAGCTGAACAATCAGAGGACAGAGGCAAAACTTGGCGTCGCCGTCCTCAACACAATGACCGCCCTCGAACGCGCTGCGTTCAAGAAGGTTTCTGCATGA
- a CDS encoding dual specificity protein phosphatase family protein: protein MKPSIYPISADYPGQLFLMPKPSGEWLDEDMQYYRSIGVDLVMSMLEHTEAIELSLQNESRICSENRMDFLNFPIPDRGLPERQGFKEIVTHVSKRLKQHEGVAIHCRAGIGRSGLLACCVMAGFVGSAQAAIEIVSGARGVQVPDTSEQRAFIESVVSELFV from the coding sequence ATGAAGCCTTCAATTTATCCAATATCTGCCGATTACCCAGGGCAGTTGTTCCTAATGCCCAAGCCCTCTGGGGAATGGTTAGATGAGGACATGCAATATTACCGATCGATAGGCGTGGATTTGGTTATGTCAATGTTAGAACATACCGAAGCAATCGAACTCTCGTTGCAGAACGAGAGTAGAATCTGTTCTGAGAACAGAATGGATTTTTTGAATTTTCCAATTCCGGACAGAGGGTTGCCTGAAAGACAAGGGTTCAAGGAGATCGTCACACACGTTAGTAAGCGTTTAAAGCAGCACGAAGGTGTTGCCATTCACTGCCGCGCCGGAATTGGCCGTTCGGGACTGTTAGCTTGTTGCGTTATGGCCGGTTTTGTCGGATCGGCACAGGCCGCAATTGAAATTGTTAGCGGTGCGCGTGGAGTTCAGGTGCCGGATACATCAGAACAACGTGCCTTTATTGAGAGCGTTGTGTCGGAGCTCTTTGTCTAA
- a CDS encoding DUF1330 domain-containing protein, whose translation MAGYVLHHYNIIDRSRIGELGPMSLPIVEKYKGELIVASPIKALSGSTSYENMVIYRFGSFEAALKFYHSSEMAELAEFRDQVVEGFSAVIPGHFETESVVKSNYFTTNSTEFKAP comes from the coding sequence ATGGCTGGTTATGTACTTCACCATTACAATATTATTGATAGATCTCGTATCGGCGAACTAGGCCCGATGTCGCTTCCTATTGTAGAAAAGTACAAAGGCGAGCTCATCGTAGCTAGTCCGATTAAAGCGCTAAGTGGGTCAACCTCTTACGAAAATATGGTGATATACAGATTTGGCAGCTTTGAAGCGGCATTGAAATTCTATCACTCCTCAGAAATGGCTGAGTTAGCAGAATTCAGGGACCAAGTGGTCGAAGGTTTTTCGGCAGTTATACCTGGTCATTTTGAGACTGAAAGCGTGGTGAAATCCAATTACTTCACGACTAACTCTACAGAATTTAAGGCCCCTTAA
- a CDS encoding IS256 family transposase, with translation MTEDTVIPLVQPGEFQDALTEVLRSGAQQLLQAAIESEVVSVLSLYSDLKLPDGRQRVVRHGHLPEREIQTGIGPVTVRKPRIRDRDETSEEKIRHHSNLLPNYLRRSTSLDELIPALYLRGVSTNDVQQALSALLGVDAPNLSPDVIRGLVKSWRSLWEEWKTRDLSARNYVYMWADGIYLKARGERESRCILVLIGATPEGKKELIGFDDGYREDTQSWRELLLALKARGLQIEPKLAVGDGALGFWAALREVFGTTKAQRCWVHKTMNVLSKMPKSLQAKAKKDLQDIWMAENRADAETAFGLFIEKFEVKYPKATQCLLKDRVELLAFYDFPAEHWGHIRTTNPIESTFATVRHRTRQTKNCLSRDTAMPMVFMLIKAAEKRWQKLRGKNQLPKIIQGVIFTNGIESDANHNHAA, from the coding sequence ATGACAGAAGATACAGTTATCCCGCTTGTGCAGCCAGGTGAATTTCAAGATGCGCTTACGGAAGTTTTGCGCTCAGGTGCACAGCAACTTTTGCAAGCAGCGATTGAGAGTGAAGTGGTGAGTGTTCTTTCGCTTTACTCAGACTTGAAATTACCAGATGGCCGCCAGCGAGTGGTCCGGCATGGTCATTTGCCAGAACGCGAGATCCAGACTGGCATTGGGCCTGTGACGGTCAGAAAACCACGCATTCGGGATCGAGATGAGACGAGCGAAGAGAAAATTCGGCACCATTCCAATCTGTTACCTAATTATCTGCGCCGCTCAACCAGTCTTGATGAGTTGATCCCGGCTCTCTACTTGCGTGGAGTTTCCACCAATGATGTTCAGCAAGCTTTAAGTGCTTTGTTGGGTGTTGATGCTCCCAACCTTTCGCCGGATGTCATCCGCGGCCTTGTCAAAAGCTGGCGATCTTTATGGGAAGAGTGGAAAACCAGAGACCTGTCAGCGCGCAACTACGTTTATATGTGGGCAGACGGCATCTATCTGAAAGCTCGGGGAGAGCGGGAAAGTCGCTGTATTCTGGTGTTGATCGGGGCAACACCGGAAGGCAAGAAAGAGCTGATTGGCTTTGATGATGGCTACCGGGAAGACACTCAGAGCTGGCGGGAACTATTGCTTGCTCTCAAAGCTCGTGGCCTGCAGATCGAACCGAAATTAGCAGTGGGAGATGGTGCTCTGGGGTTCTGGGCGGCATTGCGGGAAGTCTTTGGCACAACAAAAGCTCAACGCTGCTGGGTCCACAAGACAATGAACGTCCTAAGCAAAATGCCTAAGTCCTTGCAAGCCAAAGCGAAAAAAGATCTACAGGATATCTGGATGGCGGAAAATCGTGCAGATGCAGAGACGGCTTTTGGTCTTTTCATAGAGAAATTTGAGGTTAAATACCCCAAGGCCACGCAGTGCCTGCTGAAAGACAGGGTTGAGTTGCTGGCTTTTTATGACTTTCCTGCTGAGCATTGGGGGCATATCAGAACCACCAATCCAATTGAATCAACCTTTGCAACTGTGCGCCACAGAACAAGGCAGACCAAGAATTGCCTCTCCCGGGATACTGCAATGCCAATGGTCTTCATGCTGATCAAGGCAGCGGAGAAGCGCTGGCAGAAATTGAGAGGCAAAAATCAATTGCCTAAGATAATACAGGGTGTCATCTTCACAAATGGCATCGAGAGTGATGCAAACCATAATCACGCCGCGTGA
- a CDS encoding IS3 family transposase, which produces MTNKRAFVTAHKAQYAVSTLCLLLEISRGWFYGFPASQPARDQRQANREVRDQELLPKIKTFFRVSKKYYGSKRIHRDLLAADEVVSERRVARIMKENKVSPLIRKRRKPITTDSNHKLKPSPNLLEQKFHSQTPNTVWLADITYIDTDEGWLYLAGVKDMATREIVGWAMEDHMRAELCCAALEMALGRRGPVPGLIHHSDRGSQGGFNRSSQCLVYNST; this is translated from the coding sequence ATGACGAACAAGCGTGCTTTCGTGACTGCCCATAAAGCGCAATATGCGGTTTCCACATTATGTTTGCTTCTGGAGATATCCCGGGGTTGGTTCTACGGCTTTCCAGCCAGTCAGCCTGCACGCGATCAACGTCAAGCCAATCGTGAGGTCCGAGATCAGGAGTTGCTTCCCAAGATTAAAACCTTCTTCAGGGTCAGTAAAAAATACTATGGATCAAAGCGTATTCATCGGGATCTTCTAGCTGCGGATGAGGTCGTTTCTGAACGACGCGTGGCCAGAATAATGAAGGAAAATAAGGTTTCTCCGCTTATTCGCAAGCGTAGAAAGCCAATCACGACGGACAGCAATCATAAGCTGAAGCCTTCCCCAAACCTGCTGGAACAGAAGTTCCATAGCCAGACACCTAATACGGTTTGGCTGGCCGACATCACGTATATCGACACGGACGAGGGCTGGCTTTATCTGGCTGGTGTGAAGGACATGGCCACGCGTGAGATCGTCGGTTGGGCGATGGAGGATCACATGCGCGCCGAGCTTTGCTGTGCCGCCCTCGAGATGGCTCTGGGACGCAGAGGCCCGGTTCCTGGGTTGATCCACCACTCCGATAGGGGAAGCCAAGGCGGATTCAATCGGTCGTCGCAATGTCTGGTTTATAATTCAACCTAA
- a CDS encoding transposase translates to MGQQRRKYTDDYKAAAIERLYEPGATQGSVAKELGITGTQLKTWRLEIEAFGSVEAKRRLQADAAELVRLRKDNKRLAEEVEILHKASAFFATRAVKP, encoded by the coding sequence ATGGGACAACAGCGACGGAAGTACACAGACGATTATAAGGCAGCGGCAATTGAGAGATTGTACGAGCCTGGGGCGACGCAAGGCAGCGTTGCCAAGGAGCTCGGGATTACGGGTACACAGCTGAAGACGTGGCGGCTAGAGATAGAGGCGTTTGGCTCAGTTGAAGCCAAACGGCGTCTGCAAGCCGATGCGGCTGAATTGGTTCGCCTTCGCAAAGACAACAAGCGGCTTGCTGAGGAAGTGGAGATTTTGCACAAAGCATCCGCTTTTTTCGCAACGCGGGCGGTGAAACCATGA
- a CDS encoding LysR family transcriptional regulator has product MIIPASAIPSLQCLRAFLAVAQLGNFTHAAEALGLTQTAVSHQIAQLETHIGAPVFVRNRPNVQLTDLGKKLLPKVEVGLSGVWDAFKEAQNSDKTQPIVVSSSPEFCTQWLAPRLEKFFNLFPSISLNMILEYRRADLVSGEVDAAVWLGAGNKDLSATRLGVEEDFAVCSPELAQSLPKRNARSVAPLLQYVGARHTVLDWERWFQQIYGDQLVAKVAQPKIEYGPVFDTFPDMIAACKRSEGFALVRSSLVANELSTGQLKRCFIESVTSDLHYHIVTLPKAKCRSEVEQFRQWIVAEAASGQVVH; this is encoded by the coding sequence ATGATAATCCCAGCTAGTGCGATACCATCTCTCCAGTGCCTTCGCGCTTTTCTAGCAGTCGCCCAGCTTGGAAACTTCACCCATGCAGCTGAAGCTTTGGGGCTTACACAAACAGCCGTTAGTCATCAAATAGCGCAGTTAGAAACCCACATTGGTGCCCCCGTCTTTGTTCGCAATCGGCCAAATGTACAGCTTACCGATCTAGGAAAAAAACTTCTTCCTAAGGTAGAAGTCGGATTGAGCGGCGTTTGGGATGCATTCAAAGAGGCACAGAACTCCGATAAAACACAGCCTATCGTGGTTTCATCCTCACCCGAATTTTGCACACAATGGTTGGCACCTCGACTTGAGAAATTCTTTAATTTGTTTCCGTCGATTAGTTTGAACATGATCCTTGAGTATCGACGAGCTGACCTCGTATCGGGTGAAGTAGATGCCGCAGTATGGCTTGGAGCAGGTAATAAAGATTTATCCGCGACTAGACTTGGGGTAGAAGAAGATTTTGCTGTCTGTTCACCAGAACTGGCCCAAAGCTTACCTAAACGGAATGCAAGGTCCGTCGCACCTTTGCTCCAATATGTTGGAGCCCGGCACACTGTTCTCGATTGGGAGCGCTGGTTTCAACAGATATATGGTGACCAATTGGTTGCGAAAGTGGCCCAGCCTAAAATTGAATATGGCCCGGTATTTGATACGTTTCCCGATATGATAGCTGCCTGCAAGCGCAGCGAAGGTTTTGCGCTTGTTCGCTCGTCTCTGGTGGCGAATGAGCTTTCCACCGGACAACTAAAACGCTGTTTCATTGAGTCTGTTACCTCAGATCTACACTACCATATCGTAACACTACCCAAAGCCAAATGCAGATCTGAAGTTGAGCAGTTCCGGCAATGGATTGTTGCAGAAGCAGCGTCGGGGCAAGTTGTGCACTAA